A genomic segment from Pseudomonadota bacterium encodes:
- a CDS encoding GAF domain-containing protein — MNTMLDGFSKIIFNIYEAFTVALFSKEDSSLRCLSSETLSRSFDKKKDILIEGTLPGWVIKHNEPLIIPNFDKDEATLGYYNKTEDIKSFMGYPIENKGVIIIDSKKKWAFTDKEKKILGAFASMLNKEIEREKRTLDMEESIEELYSERRIVHLFNELNLSRTSLNELFIECLSLSGADLCFICVEKGGKMFVHDFFGIDSDGYVKKECSLGASITSMIMEGGRELLLPYNSRLLREKPMFFSGETLKAKQFFGFPLITDDIIIGVAGYVSVSDKQLIERSIGILRNVSTLLSLYCSSLWMKDNLERLRDFEPVTDSIQFPVFLEILENMTKKGDKYSLLSLKLKNIRLFNKHMGLSYTNNLLKKIFKIIRYCVGGQAFITRKGGGHFYVLSRSDERVDFKNIMRILDYTINKSIAEENITYISSGIETGVARFPEDGTVNIWELLNIAEGRKDF, encoded by the coding sequence ATGAACACAATGCTGGACGGTTTCTCAAAAATTATATTCAACATATACGAGGCTTTTACAGTAGCCTTATTTTCTAAGGAAGATTCCAGCTTGAGGTGTCTTTCGTCAGAAACTTTGTCCCGAAGTTTTGATAAAAAGAAAGATATTCTTATTGAAGGAACGCTACCAGGGTGGGTGATCAAGCATAATGAGCCGCTTATTATCCCCAATTTTGACAAAGACGAGGCTACCCTCGGATATTATAATAAAACGGAAGACATCAAATCCTTTATGGGATATCCCATTGAAAACAAAGGTGTTATCATAATTGACAGCAAGAAGAAGTGGGCTTTTACCGACAAGGAAAAAAAGATACTCGGTGCTTTTGCTTCCATGCTCAATAAAGAGATCGAGAGAGAAAAGAGAACTCTTGATATGGAGGAAAGTATTGAAGAATTATATTCAGAAAGAAGAATCGTGCATCTCTTCAATGAGTTGAATCTTTCAAGAACTTCTTTAAATGAATTGTTTATTGAATGTCTGAGCCTTTCCGGTGCCGATTTGTGTTTTATTTGTGTTGAAAAGGGTGGAAAGATGTTTGTTCATGATTTCTTCGGGATTGATTCAGACGGATATGTAAAAAAAGAATGTTCACTTGGTGCGAGTATAACCTCTATGATTATGGAAGGCGGGAGAGAGCTTCTGCTTCCTTATAACAGCAGGCTTTTGAGGGAAAAACCAATGTTTTTTTCCGGAGAGACTTTAAAAGCAAAACAGTTTTTTGGTTTTCCCCTTATCACGGATGACATTATAATAGGTGTTGCAGGGTATGTTTCTGTCTCAGATAAACAATTAATTGAACGATCAATAGGTATTTTAAGAAATGTTTCAACACTTTTGTCTCTGTATTGTTCTTCTTTATGGATGAAGGACAATCTGGAAAGATTAAGGGATTTTGAACCGGTAACTGATTCCATTCAATTCCCTGTCTTTCTTGAAATACTTGAAAATATGACGAAAAAAGGAGATAAATATTCTTTGTTATCTCTTAAGCTTAAAAATATACGATTGTTTAATAAACATATGGGGTTAAGCTATACAAACAATCTTTTGAAAAAGATTTTTAAGATTATCAGGTATTGTGTTGGAGGGCAGGCATTTATTACAAGAAAGGGCGGCGGTCATTTTTATGTATTATCAAGAAGCGACGAGAGGGTGGATTTTAAAAATATTATGAGGATTCTTGACTACACTATAAATAAAAGTATTGCGGAAGAAAATATTACGTATATTTCAAGCGGTATAGAAACAGGAGTGGCAAGGTTCCCGGAAGACGGTACGGTAAATATTTGGGAACTTCTCAACATAGCTGAAGGAAGAAAAGACTTTTAA
- a CDS encoding MoaD/ThiS family protein yields MKVEWDNKVHEFNKPMLVSKLLEEFSLSKEAHLVIVNGSLVTEDCKLGTDDNIKLIRVISGG; encoded by the coding sequence ATGAAAGTTGAATGGGATAACAAAGTACATGAATTTAATAAACCGATGCTTGTTTCAAAACTTCTTGAGGAATTTTCTCTCAGCAAAGAAGCGCATCTTGTCATTGTAAACGGCAGCTTGGTTACAGAGGACTGCAAGCTGGGAACGGACGACAATATAAAACTCATAAGGGTAATTTCCGGCGGATGA
- a CDS encoding PAS domain-containing protein — protein sequence MIAGEDQFFEWKARRPSDGSTLDVEVALTKLPLPEGDYILASIHDITERKRVQKELTVTKNYLNTVFNKIHDAVFVHDLTGKIVDVNDKMLEIYRCTREEAIGLSIVPDFKAPDNTMGDYQPVLFSGKR from the coding sequence GTGATTGCGGGGGAAGATCAGTTTTTTGAGTGGAAAGCAAGACGTCCAAGTGACGGTTCCACCCTTGATGTGGAGGTGGCGCTAACGAAACTTCCGCTGCCTGAAGGGGATTATATCCTTGCAAGCATACATGATATTACGGAGCGTAAACGGGTACAGAAGGAACTGACCGTTACCAAGAACTATCTTAATACGGTCTTTAACAAGATTCACGATGCGGTCTTTGTCCACGATCTCACAGGGAAGATCGTAGACGTCAACGACAAGATGCTTGAGATTTACCGGTGCACCCGTGAAGAGGCCATCGGTCTCTCCATTGTTCCTGATTTTAAGGCCCCCGACAATACCATGGGGGATTATCAGCCTGTTCTGTTCTCTGGCAAAAGGTGA
- a CDS encoding rod shape-determining protein, translating into MIDYFSKLFGFFSTHFAMDLGTANTLIYMKDEGVVLNEPSVVAIDNVNGKVIAVGREAKEYIGRTPPNISAIRPLKDGVIADFDVTKAMIKYFLMVVRKERKVSKPKMVVGVPSGITQVEKKAVVDACFQVGIKDVYLIEEPMAAAIGSELPIEKPRGNMVVDIGGGTTEVAIISLSATAYSESLRVAGDELDESIVRYLQKKHQLSIGLIAAEKIKMEAASIYPMNFRDIPVSIVGKDMLTGIPKSLKLSEDEIREAIEEPVGAIIDAIRRALERLPPEFVSDLNESGMILTGGGALLKGLDQRIETETGVKVKVNDEPLLSVVMGAGQALEDMKRYKRVFIN; encoded by the coding sequence ATGATTGATTATTTTAGTAAATTATTTGGTTTTTTCTCAACACATTTTGCAATGGATCTCGGTACGGCAAATACACTTATTTATATGAAAGATGAAGGTGTTGTGCTTAATGAACCTTCGGTTGTAGCAATTGACAACGTTAACGGAAAAGTTATCGCTGTCGGCAGGGAAGCCAAGGAATATATCGGAAGAACACCTCCGAACATCAGCGCAATAAGGCCATTGAAAGATGGGGTAATTGCGGATTTTGATGTTACAAAGGCTATGATAAAGTATTTTCTTATGGTTGTCAGGAAGGAGAGAAAGGTTTCAAAACCTAAAATGGTAGTCGGAGTTCCTTCCGGGATTACTCAGGTGGAGAAGAAAGCTGTTGTAGACGCTTGTTTTCAGGTTGGAATCAAGGATGTATACCTTATAGAAGAGCCTATGGCTGCCGCGATCGGTTCTGAATTGCCAATTGAGAAGCCAAGAGGTAATATGGTTGTCGACATAGGAGGAGGAACAACGGAGGTGGCCATTATAAGCCTTTCTGCTACAGCGTATAGCGAATCACTAAGGGTTGCCGGGGACGAGCTTGATGAGTCGATTGTCAGATATCTTCAGAAAAAACACCAGTTATCTATTGGTTTAATTGCTGCTGAAAAGATTAAAATGGAGGCAGCCTCCATATATCCGATGAATTTTAGAGATATCCCTGTGAGTATTGTTGGAAAAGACATGCTGACCGGAATACCAAAAAGTCTGAAGCTATCGGAAGACGAGATAAGGGAAGCAATAGAAGAACCTGTAGGGGCAATTATTGATGCAATAAGAAGAGCACTGGAAAGGTTGCCGCCTGAATTTGTTTCTGATTTAAATGAGTCAGGAATGATATTAACGGGTGGAGGAGCCTTACTGAAAGGGCTTGACCAGAGGATTGAGACAGAAACAGGAGTAAAAGTAAAAGTAAATGACGAGCCGTTACTGTCTGTGGTCATGGGTGCCGGACAGGCATTGGAGGATATGAAAAGATATAAAAGAGTTTTTATTAATTGA
- a CDS encoding tRNA(Ile)-lysidine synthetase — MKCRVCGKPANISLKAYNTALCAEDFTSFIEKRVLSTINKYSLINKDDTPIVAVSGGKDSLALWHVMNKLGFRADGIYIDLGIENYSDRSLFKIKKMADDLKRKVFIFRFRDMLGKGIEELAKILRRAPCSACGMIKRYVMNKVCLDQGYSVLMTGHNLDDEASALLGNVLYWKDEYLWKKDVLLEGREGRLSRKAKPLFLCSEREMAAYAIINGIDYIYEECPFSIGAKSLMYKSILNKLEELSPATKIGFIKGYLRMTKKIKAINKDIADRQGTANLANEDDVKDVQAQPGRQIPDDGELYNGRKGREDSHCVVCGYPSFGEKCSMCRILEKFDIECPVIFEEYSPPSLDSSGGIVT, encoded by the coding sequence ATGAAATGCAGGGTATGTGGTAAACCGGCAAATATTAGCCTGAAGGCTTACAACACTGCCCTTTGCGCAGAGGATTTCACTTCATTTATTGAAAAAAGGGTTTTATCAACTATCAACAAATATTCCCTTATTAATAAAGATGATACACCGATAGTTGCCGTATCAGGCGGCAAAGACAGCCTGGCTCTCTGGCATGTAATGAATAAACTCGGGTTTCGTGCTGACGGTATTTATATAGATCTCGGTATTGAAAATTATTCTGATAGGTCCCTTTTTAAAATAAAAAAAATGGCTGATGATTTAAAAAGAAAAGTTTTTATTTTCCGCTTTCGGGATATGCTTGGAAAAGGGATAGAGGAATTGGCGAAAATCTTAAGAAGGGCACCATGTTCAGCGTGCGGCATGATAAAGCGCTATGTTATGAACAAAGTGTGTTTGGACCAAGGTTATTCTGTTCTGATGACAGGGCATAATCTTGACGATGAAGCTTCTGCCCTGCTTGGAAATGTCCTGTACTGGAAGGACGAGTATTTATGGAAAAAAGATGTCTTGTTGGAGGGCAGGGAAGGGCGCTTATCGAGAAAGGCAAAGCCGTTATTTTTGTGCTCGGAACGGGAAATGGCAGCGTATGCAATCATTAACGGGATTGACTATATTTACGAAGAATGTCCTTTCTCAATCGGTGCGAAGTCACTGATGTATAAAAGTATATTGAACAAATTGGAGGAATTGTCACCTGCGACGAAGATAGGTTTCATTAAGGGCTACCTGAGAATGACTAAAAAAATTAAAGCCATTAATAAGGATATAGCCGACAGGCAAGGGACTGCAAATTTGGCCAATGAAGATGATGTAAAAGATGTTCAAGCGCAGCCTGGAAGGCAAATCCCTGACGATGGGGAGCTTTATAATGGAAGGAAGGGCAGGGAAGATAGTCATTGTGTAGTCTGCGGATATCCTTCTTTCGGGGAGAAATGCAGCATGTGCAGAATACTGGAAAAATTTGATATTGAGTGCCCTGTTATTTTTGAAGAATATTCTCCGCCAAGCCTTGACAGTTCAGGCGGGATAGTGACATAA
- a CDS encoding PAS domain-containing protein: protein MRKKNEDISRQIHGLQSSQKTNKKKSDKFTHKIMPISETDYRAIFNALYDAVFVHDLTGKIVDVNDKMLEIYRCTREETVGLSIVPDFTASDNTMGDYQPVLWQSSLAKGDCGGRSVF from the coding sequence ATGCGTAAAAAAAATGAGGATATATCCAGACAAATTCATGGATTACAGAGTTCGCAAAAAACAAATAAAAAGAAATCAGATAAATTCACCCATAAGATAATGCCGATATCAGAGACCGACTATCGGGCTATCTTCAACGCCCTGTATGATGCCGTTTTTGTTCATGATCTCACAGGGAAGATCGTAGACGTCAACGACAAGATGCTTGAGATCTATCGTTGCACCCGTGAAGAAACTGTCGGACTTTCCATTGTTCCGGATTTTACAGCTTCCGACAATACCATGGGGGATTATCAGCCTGTTCTCTGGCAAAGTTCTCTGGCAAAAGGTGATTGCGGGGGAAGATCAGTTTTTTGA